A single genomic interval of Asinibacterium sp. OR53 harbors:
- a CDS encoding ATP-binding protein, whose product MSRYIPSGLFGVPLFGIGKRSTQECPCGYYNHPDKACTCPPGAVQKYLNKVSGPLLDRIDLHVEVTPVAFTELNDDRQAESSASIRERVVAARDLQAERYKEYPGIYANAQINTQLMQEHCQLNNICNNLLRKAMERLNLSARAYDRILKVSRTIADLDASQEIRPEHLAEAIQYRSLDREDWAG is encoded by the coding sequence GTGTCTCGGTACATCCCTTCAGGTCTTTTCGGGGTACCCTTGTTTGGTATCGGGAAAAGATCGACACAGGAATGCCCCTGCGGTTATTACAATCATCCCGACAAGGCCTGTACCTGTCCGCCCGGCGCCGTGCAGAAATACCTCAACAAAGTATCCGGTCCACTCTTAGATCGCATAGACCTGCACGTTGAAGTAACACCGGTAGCGTTCACAGAGTTGAATGATGACAGGCAAGCAGAAAGTTCCGCCTCCATCCGCGAACGTGTAGTAGCCGCGCGCGATCTGCAAGCTGAACGTTATAAAGAGTATCCGGGCATTTATGCCAATGCACAGATCAATACCCAGTTGATGCAGGAGCACTGCCAACTGAATAATATTTGCAACAACCTGTTACGCAAAGCCATGGAACGCCTCAACTTGAGTGCGCGTGCATACGATCGCATTCTCAAAGTAAGCCGCACCATTGCCGATCTGGATGCCAGCCAGGAAATCCGCCCTGAACACCTGGCCGAAGCCATCCAGTACAGAAGCCTGGATAGGGAAGATTGGGCGGGATAA
- a CDS encoding ATP-binding protein, whose product MALVGGGSIPQPGEISLAHNGVLFLDELPEFKRTVLEVMRQPMEERKVSISRTKMILDFPASFMLLASMNPW is encoded by the coding sequence GTGGCATTGGTAGGTGGAGGAAGTATTCCGCAGCCCGGAGAAATTTCATTGGCACACAATGGCGTTTTATTCCTGGATGAGTTACCCGAATTCAAAAGAACAGTATTGGAAGTAATGCGACAACCCATGGAAGAAAGGAAAGTGAGTATTTCAAGAACCAAGATGATACTCGATTTCCCCGCCAGCTTCATGCTCCTGGCTTCTATGAACCCCTGGTAG
- a CDS encoding peptidase domain-containing ABC transporter codes for MLTDKYRIIKQQDESDCGVACLLSVIKYYGGSSTVENLRKISGTNITGSTLLGLYQAATQSGFTAEGCEADMAALIKHRSPIILHVIINKQLQHYVVCFGITGEYNEAKFIIGDPAKGIIYLSRNELNEIWQSKTCLTLEPNKQFKKAEDIAHQKKLWIKHLLKEDIPLLSIAAVVGIAIAVLGVVMSLFSQHLIDDILPKRNFAKLNIGIVLVFLLLLSKEGLSALRQYFLFKQSKDFNIRIISSFYSKLLQLPKPFFDTRKIGELTARLTDTSRIQRVISQLAGNVVIDILVTLVVLVFLFSYSWKIAIASFLVLPIYFLLIYKHNKDIIDGQRNIMSSYAMSEANYISTLQGIEPIKNYRKQELFIDTNNSIYSKFQESILSLGKVQIRLGFVANIFGIIFLLSILLYCSYQVFNGNLKIGELMAIVGICSTLLPSIANLALISIPINEAKIAFDRMFEFTGIELEENNSPIEITEFDSLKVDGILFRFPGRRPLFNNVSLKIHKNEIVAIMGENGSGKSTISQIIQKHYDYENGNIIINQRHSLKDISVTSWRKIVSVIPQQIHIFNATVLENIAFDDAITKPKEVLNFLNDYGFRALMDSLPQSVMTLVGEEGINLSGGQKQIIAWARALYHQPQLLILDEATSAMDKNSEQFVLDLIERLKRKMAIIFITHRLHVLKNICDRVYLLEDGVIV; via the coding sequence TTGTTAACTGATAAATACCGTATAATAAAACAACAGGATGAATCTGATTGCGGCGTTGCCTGTCTACTCTCAGTCATCAAATATTATGGAGGCAGCAGTACCGTAGAAAATCTTCGCAAGATAAGTGGCACAAATATTACTGGTTCTACATTGCTAGGACTATACCAAGCCGCAACCCAAAGTGGATTTACTGCGGAAGGCTGCGAGGCTGATATGGCAGCATTAATTAAACATCGGAGCCCTATAATATTACATGTAATTATTAATAAGCAGTTACAGCATTATGTTGTTTGCTTTGGAATCACCGGGGAATACAATGAGGCTAAATTTATTATTGGTGATCCAGCTAAAGGGATTATCTATTTATCGCGTAATGAATTAAACGAAATCTGGCAATCAAAGACTTGTTTAACATTAGAACCAAATAAACAATTTAAAAAAGCTGAAGATATTGCGCATCAAAAAAAGCTATGGATAAAGCATTTGCTCAAAGAAGATATTCCATTATTATCTATCGCGGCTGTAGTTGGGATTGCTATTGCCGTATTAGGTGTCGTGATGTCATTATTTTCACAGCACTTAATTGATGATATATTACCGAAGAGAAATTTTGCAAAATTAAATATAGGTATTGTATTAGTATTTCTATTGTTACTATCTAAGGAAGGATTATCTGCTTTAAGGCAATACTTCTTATTTAAACAATCGAAAGATTTTAATATAAGAATTATATCAAGCTTCTATTCGAAACTATTGCAATTACCTAAACCATTTTTCGATACTCGAAAAATTGGTGAATTAACTGCAAGGCTAACAGATACTTCAAGGATTCAAAGAGTAATTAGTCAATTAGCAGGCAATGTAGTAATCGATATATTGGTTACATTAGTTGTGCTTGTTTTTTTATTTTCATATTCGTGGAAAATTGCCATTGCATCATTCCTTGTATTACCTATCTATTTTCTCCTTATTTACAAGCATAACAAAGACATTATTGATGGGCAACGAAATATTATGAGTAGTTATGCAATGAGTGAAGCTAACTATATTTCAACCCTACAAGGAATTGAACCAATAAAAAATTACCGTAAACAAGAATTATTTATAGATACTAATAATAGTATTTATAGCAAGTTCCAAGAGAGTATTCTTTCTCTCGGGAAAGTGCAGATTAGACTTGGCTTTGTTGCCAACATTTTTGGAATTATTTTTTTATTGAGCATTCTACTCTATTGTAGTTATCAAGTCTTTAATGGTAATTTAAAAATAGGAGAGTTAATGGCAATAGTAGGAATATGTTCAACATTATTGCCGAGTATTGCAAATTTAGCGTTAATATCAATACCAATAAATGAAGCGAAAATCGCTTTCGATAGAATGTTTGAATTTACTGGAATTGAACTCGAGGAAAATAATAGTCCTATTGAAATAACGGAGTTTGATTCTTTGAAAGTTGATGGTATCTTATTTCGTTTTCCGGGAAGACGTCCACTTTTTAATAATGTTTCTCTTAAAATTCATAAAAACGAAATAGTAGCTATTATGGGTGAAAATGGCAGTGGCAAAAGTACCATTTCGCAAATAATTCAGAAGCATTACGATTATGAAAATGGGAACATTATAATTAACCAGCGACATTCATTAAAAGATATATCCGTCACTAGTTGGAGAAAGATTGTTAGCGTTATTCCGCAGCAGATACATATTTTCAATGCAACCGTTCTAGAGAACATTGCATTTGATGATGCAATAACAAAGCCAAAAGAAGTTCTCAATTTTTTAAATGATTACGGGTTTCGTGCTTTAATGGATAGTCTTCCGCAATCTGTAATGACATTAGTTGGAGAAGAAGGCATTAATTTGTCAGGGGGGCAAAAGCAAATAATAGCATGGGCAAGGGCCTTGTACCACCAACCTCAATTATTGATATTAGATGAAGCTACCTCGGCTATGGATAAGAACTCGGAGCAATTTGTACTTGATTTAATAGAACGCTTAAAGCGCAAAATGGCAATTATTTTTATCACTCATCGCTTACATGTGTTGAAAAATATTTGTGACAGGGTTTATCTCTTAGAAGACGGAGTTATTGTCTAG
- a CDS encoding CoA-binding protein, protein MNPKKTVVLGASDHPQRYSYLAVDRLHTHQHPVVAIGNREGKIGDIPIITEHPEEAGVDTVTLYLNPERQKAYYDYILQLRPRRVIFNPGTENEELEKLVQANGIKAVEACTLVLLSTGQY, encoded by the coding sequence ATGAATCCAAAAAAGACAGTGGTGCTGGGAGCATCTGATCACCCGCAACGCTATAGCTACCTGGCGGTGGACAGGTTGCATACACATCAGCATCCCGTAGTAGCCATTGGTAACAGGGAAGGAAAGATAGGCGATATCCCCATCATCACTGAACATCCGGAGGAGGCCGGCGTAGATACGGTAACCCTTTATCTCAATCCGGAGCGGCAGAAAGCATACTACGATTATATCCTGCAGTTGCGCCCCAGGCGCGTTATTTTCAATCCTGGTACCGAAAATGAAGAACTGGAAAAACTGGTACAGGCCAACGGCATAAAAGCCGTAGAAGCCTGTACACTGGTACTGCTGAGTACCGGCCAATATTGA
- a CDS encoding helix-turn-helix domain-containing protein, with protein MSIFSRYQTRVPRKDLKGCTETPKTLGEHLKKRRLSKGMSQASLAKLLGVTKDCVWLWEAERNTPQLHHYPALIAFLGYYPFDHETDTLGGKITRYKNLHGMSTKKLAKLLGVDEGTVAQWERNETKPLARSMSRIISILHTKATHI; from the coding sequence GTGTCGATCTTTTCCCGATACCAAACAAGGGTACCCCGAAAAGACCTGAAGGGATGTACCGAGACACCAAAGACCTTGGGAGAACACCTCAAGAAGCGGAGATTGTCCAAAGGTATGAGCCAAGCGAGCCTTGCAAAACTCTTGGGAGTTACCAAAGACTGTGTCTGGCTTTGGGAAGCGGAACGCAATACTCCCCAGCTCCACCACTATCCGGCCCTCATAGCCTTCCTCGGTTACTATCCCTTCGATCACGAAACGGATACCTTGGGCGGCAAGATTACCCGGTACAAGAATCTGCACGGGATGAGCACGAAGAAGCTTGCGAAGCTGCTCGGGGTGGATGAAGGGACGGTGGCACAATGGGAGCGGAATGAGACAAAGCCGCTCGCACGGAGCATGAGTAGGATTATATCCATATTGCACACAAAAGCCACTCATATTTGA
- a CDS encoding ATP-binding protein: MPHHCMCGFYNHPTRNCTCPPGAVQKYLNKVSGPLLDRIDLHIEVTPVAFTELNNDRPGESSAIIRERVVRARDLQAERYKDHPGIYANAQINTQLMHEHCRLNPGSNNLLRKAMERLNLSARAHDRILKVSRSIADLADSKNICPEHLAEAIQYRSLDREGWAG; encoded by the coding sequence ATGCCACATCACTGCATGTGTGGCTTCTATAATCATCCAACACGCAATTGTACCTGTCCGCCCGGTGCTGTACAAAAATATTTAAACAAAGTTTCCGGCCCTCTACTTGATCGTATCGACCTGCATATAGAAGTTACTCCTGTTGCATTCACCGAATTGAATAATGACAGGCCGGGCGAATCTTCTGCAATTATTCGTGAGCGGGTAGTACGCGCAAGGGACTTGCAGGCTGAACGTTACAAAGATCATCCTGGCATTTATGCCAATGCGCAGATCAATACTCAACTGATGCATGAACATTGCCGGCTGAACCCTGGCAGCAACAACCTGCTCAGGAAAGCCATGGAACGCCTCAACCTCAGTGCACGTGCGCATGACCGCATCCTAAAAGTAAGTCGCTCTATCGCAGACCTTGCAGACAGCAAGAATATCTGCCCCGAGCATCTGGCCGAAGCCATTCAATATAGGAGCCTCGATCGGGAAGGTTGGGCGGGATAG
- a CDS encoding thioredoxin family protein codes for MRITKYIIRVVVFITLVYLGYTLYKSEDLKKSDISKIASLESLIKSIRIDYIKPIDTSILKEKKSVLLIFFSADCEHCQNMLQKIITHKSFFAKSYVIMISIFDQRDIIEQLVKKNDLNSSNYISVGIIDRSTSSFLKISTTPTFLIYKENALTKKIVGETSLGNLLTE; via the coding sequence ATGAGAATAACAAAATACATTATAAGAGTTGTTGTTTTTATTACATTAGTTTATTTAGGGTATACACTATATAAAAGTGAAGATTTAAAGAAAAGCGATATTTCTAAAATTGCTTCACTCGAAAGCTTAATAAAATCAATTAGAATCGACTATATAAAGCCAATTGACACTTCAATTCTCAAAGAGAAAAAATCTGTACTCTTAATTTTTTTTAGCGCAGATTGTGAGCATTGTCAAAATATGTTACAAAAAATAATTACTCACAAATCTTTTTTTGCAAAGAGCTATGTAATAATGATTTCAATCTTCGATCAAAGAGATATCATAGAACAGCTTGTCAAAAAGAATGATCTTAATTCTTCGAATTATATAAGTGTTGGCATTATTGATAGAAGTACGTCAAGTTTTCTAAAAATAAGTACTACACCAACATTTTTAATCTACAAAGAAAATGCGTTGACAAAAAAAATTGTAGGAGAAACAAGCCTGGGAAATCTTCTCACAGAATAA
- a CDS encoding YifB family Mg chelatase-like AAA ATPase, which produces MLVKTFGSAVQGVEAITITVEVNVSMGQSYSIVGLPDNAVRESLKRTESAIKSNDYHMPRTKVIVNLAPADIKKTGSAFDLPIAVGILGASEQLHHIERLQEFVIMGELGLDGSVQPIKGILPIAIQARKEGFKGLIVPKANAREAGMVNNLRVYGVAHLNEIIAFFKDEQSLQPVVVNTRDEFFDDQYAFGMDFSDVKGQEHIKRALEIAAAGAHNALLIGPPGAGKTMLAKRLPTIMPPLSLHEALETTKIHSVAGKLPENSSLISRRPFRSPHHTTRGS; this is translated from the coding sequence ATGCTGGTAAAGACCTTTGGCAGCGCCGTTCAGGGAGTGGAAGCCATTACCATTACAGTGGAAGTGAATGTGAGCATGGGACAGAGTTATAGTATTGTTGGCCTGCCCGATAATGCTGTGCGTGAAAGCCTCAAGCGTACTGAAAGCGCCATCAAGAGCAACGATTATCACATGCCGCGCACCAAAGTAATTGTGAACCTGGCGCCGGCTGATATTAAGAAAACAGGCTCTGCTTTTGACCTGCCCATTGCTGTGGGAATACTGGGAGCCAGTGAACAATTGCACCACATAGAGCGACTACAAGAATTTGTGATCATGGGAGAATTAGGGCTCGATGGTAGTGTGCAACCCATTAAAGGTATATTACCCATTGCTATACAAGCGCGCAAAGAAGGCTTTAAAGGATTGATCGTTCCCAAAGCCAATGCGCGAGAGGCGGGGATGGTCAACAACCTGCGCGTGTATGGCGTTGCTCATTTGAATGAGATCATTGCATTCTTTAAAGATGAACAATCATTGCAACCCGTTGTAGTCAATACGCGGGATGAATTTTTTGATGACCAGTATGCGTTCGGTATGGACTTCAGTGATGTAAAAGGACAGGAACACATCAAACGCGCGCTGGAGATTGCCGCCGCCGGAGCGCACAATGCGTTGCTGATTGGTCCGCCCGGCGCCGGAAAAACCATGTTGGCCAAGCGATTACCTACCATCATGCCGCCATTGAGTTTGCATGAAGCATTGGAAACTACCAAGATCCATAGTGTGGCGGGCAAATTACCAGAGAACAGCTCACTCATCAGCAGGCGGCCTTTCCGTTCACCGCATCATACTACCAGGGGTTCATAG
- a CDS encoding dihydroorotase, which yields MANKDYLIKDCCMMNEGQRTFGDLWIKNGRIEKMGGVITLPGDATEIDGSGQFLLPGAIDDQVHFREPGLTHKANIYSEARAAVAGGVTSFMEMPNTKPPALTHELLEQKYTIAAQTSLANYSFYIGTSNDNLDEVLKANDKKQDICGVKIFMGSSTGNLLVDNPLQLDKVFAGSELLITTHCEEESMIRANLQALKQQKGKLEPSDHPIIRNEEECFASSFKAIQYAKKHGSRLHILHISTEKELQLFTNMIPLEEKRITAEVCVHHLHFTSDDYARLGNQIKCNPAIKAPHNKTALWQALLDDRLDVIATDHAPHTWAEKQEDYEHAHAGLPLVQHSLALMLHYVNEGKISLEKVVEKMSHAVARCFQVKERGFLREGYHADLVLANLETRATIAKENILYRCGWSPLEGFSTPVITNSFVNGHLVYGNGVFDESQMGMRLRFNR from the coding sequence ATGGCAAACAAAGACTACCTCATCAAGGATTGTTGTATGATGAATGAAGGTCAACGGACCTTTGGCGACCTGTGGATCAAAAACGGGCGGATTGAAAAGATGGGCGGCGTAATTACACTGCCCGGTGACGCTACCGAAATTGATGGCAGTGGCCAGTTCCTCCTGCCCGGCGCTATTGACGACCAAGTGCATTTCCGCGAGCCGGGTCTTACACACAAAGCCAATATCTATTCCGAAGCCAGGGCAGCCGTGGCGGGGGGAGTAACCAGTTTCATGGAAATGCCCAACACCAAACCGCCTGCCCTCACCCACGAACTGCTAGAGCAGAAGTATACTATTGCTGCACAGACTTCCCTGGCAAATTATTCTTTCTATATAGGCACTTCCAACGACAACCTGGATGAAGTACTGAAGGCCAACGATAAAAAACAGGATATCTGCGGTGTGAAAATATTCATGGGTTCCTCTACCGGCAACCTGCTGGTAGATAATCCGCTGCAACTGGATAAAGTCTTTGCCGGCAGTGAATTGTTGATCACTACCCACTGCGAAGAAGAAAGCATGATCAGGGCCAACCTGCAGGCATTAAAGCAGCAAAAAGGCAAGCTGGAACCTTCCGATCATCCCATCATCCGCAATGAAGAAGAGTGCTTTGCATCCTCTTTCAAAGCCATTCAATATGCCAAAAAACATGGGAGCCGGTTGCACATATTACATATCAGCACAGAAAAAGAACTGCAACTGTTCACTAATATGATCCCCCTCGAGGAGAAGCGGATCACAGCCGAAGTATGTGTACACCACCTGCATTTTACCAGCGACGATTATGCGAGATTGGGCAACCAGATCAAATGCAATCCCGCCATCAAGGCGCCGCATAATAAAACTGCATTGTGGCAGGCGCTGCTCGACGACCGGCTCGATGTGATCGCCACTGATCATGCGCCGCATACCTGGGCCGAAAAACAGGAAGACTATGAACACGCACATGCAGGCCTGCCATTGGTGCAACATTCCCTGGCATTGATGCTGCATTATGTGAACGAAGGAAAGATCAGCCTGGAGAAAGTGGTGGAGAAAATGAGCCATGCCGTTGCCCGGTGTTTCCAGGTAAAAGAAAGGGGCTTCCTGCGTGAAGGTTACCATGCCGACCTGGTACTGGCCAATCTCGAAACCCGCGCTACTATTGCCAAAGAAAACATACTGTACCGTTGTGGTTGGAGTCCGCTGGAAGGTTTTAGTACCCCGGTGATCACAAATAGTTTCGTAAATGGTCACCTCGTTTATGGAAATGGGGTCTTCGATGAGTCTCAAATGGGAATGCGGTTAAGATTCAACAGATAA
- a CDS encoding DNA mismatch repair protein MutS, whose product MQVDKTTLSDLNIFHREEELSLFHHLNHTQTNDGREYLRLLLGKPLDNIEDMLDTQQTIRQLMAVADHWPTTITNGTMMVVEKFYDSQINSYPHRPDHVGSFLYKLFNKADYSLTRYTVGHCIDFVKGLNNVVSLLRQAPMSDLLQLYVTRIEILLNKGAVPYMMESDAKKLNARTVLVFGAFLKYHFKAAAFELFDIYSRLDAYLSLAVACKKYNYCFPVIEASAEPFIEAKGLYHPLLQTPVSYDTGMDVDRNFLFLTGANMGGKSTFIKAVGVSVYLAHLGMGVPAKTMRLSQFYGLLSNIQVEDNIIRGESFFFNEVQRVRNTIEKISDGKQWLILIDELFKGTNVQDAMKCSTTVIQGLLKLKTALFILSTHLYEIGDELRRYPNIQFRYFETNVENDQLVFSYHLKEGISNDRLGYFILRKEGVVQMLENL is encoded by the coding sequence ATGCAAGTAGACAAGACCACCCTTTCCGACCTGAACATATTCCATCGCGAAGAGGAACTATCCTTATTCCACCACCTCAACCACACGCAGACCAATGACGGGCGCGAATACCTACGATTACTGCTGGGTAAGCCGCTGGATAATATTGAAGACATGCTGGACACCCAGCAAACGATCCGGCAGCTCATGGCGGTTGCCGATCACTGGCCTACTACCATCACCAACGGCACCATGATGGTGGTAGAGAAGTTTTACGACTCACAGATCAACAGTTACCCGCACAGGCCCGATCATGTGGGCAGTTTTCTTTATAAACTTTTCAACAAAGCCGACTACTCCCTTACCCGTTACACAGTGGGTCATTGCATCGATTTTGTGAAAGGGTTGAATAATGTAGTGAGCCTGCTCAGACAAGCCCCTATGAGTGATCTTTTACAACTGTATGTAACGCGCATAGAAATATTGCTGAACAAAGGGGCCGTTCCGTATATGATGGAAAGCGATGCAAAAAAGCTGAATGCCAGAACAGTACTGGTTTTCGGCGCTTTCCTGAAATACCATTTCAAAGCTGCCGCATTTGAACTCTTTGATATTTACAGCCGTCTTGATGCTTATCTGAGCCTGGCTGTTGCCTGTAAGAAATATAATTATTGTTTCCCTGTTATAGAAGCATCTGCCGAACCTTTCATAGAAGCGAAGGGCCTGTATCATCCTTTGTTGCAAACACCGGTGAGCTACGATACAGGAATGGATGTTGACAGGAATTTCCTTTTTCTCACCGGGGCCAATATGGGTGGAAAAAGTACTTTCATCAAAGCAGTAGGTGTAAGTGTATACCTCGCACACCTGGGCATGGGCGTACCGGCCAAAACCATGCGGCTGAGCCAGTTCTACGGACTGTTGAGTAATATTCAGGTAGAAGACAATATCATCAGGGGCGAAAGTTTTTTCTTCAATGAAGTGCAACGTGTACGCAATACCATTGAAAAGATCAGCGATGGCAAGCAATGGCTCATACTCATCGATGAACTTTTCAAAGGCACCAATGTACAGGATGCCATGAAATGCAGTACTACTGTAATTCAGGGTCTATTGAAATTGAAAACCGCCTTATTCATCTTATCCACTCACTTGTATGAGATCGGTGATGAGCTAAGGCGGTATCCCAATATTCAATTCCGTTATTTTGAAACCAATGTCGAGAACGATCAGTTGGTATTCAGTTATCATCTCAAGGAAGGCATCAGCAACGACCGCTTGGGTTATTTCATCCTTCGCAAAGAAGGCGTTGTGCAGATGTTGGAAAACTTGTAA
- a CDS encoding phospholipase D-like domain-containing protein, translated as MASPIPSGIKAFANCDHVIIAWKYDQPIPNCIGFALYKKMKGQPPSSAQPLNNRIGFAGQQAQPGEQRPSTAWPIQRLLWTDFSVKPGDSMSYLVVPLYIQNNTLVKDMTNATAWSNEVTVGTGTDIEAYFNRGIISSQFMSRQLSGADVKAKGTTLKSTLANEDSPVTQFLGGVLAQKLFAELDAVIADSTLSIYASLYELNDESVIDRFKKIGNRLNLVLANGAFKSNAAGENDENADLRKELKTTTSIHLYDRIVPMGHFAHNKFMVFCKNGQPYKVWTGSTNLTQNGLYTQVNNAILINDPQVANWYLNEWNQIKGAGNAYPAPFIQYNTKGNAKPNLSTWFAPVSNQVDLAAAKALIDNAQQGILFLFFNPGTHDTLFNEVVAQIDKPGKEDIFVHGIMNQDPGGKQTPLVFIHKNNVPKGSTDFDTIIPKAIGGEFSYWQNEITPKMVTIHSKVVIIDPFGSHPVVMTGSHNLGPKASQKNDDNLNIIENNPALAMQYAVNILSVYDHYHWRYALANQNAGSIAYTGLSTDPNWMTSYLVDRNVREIDFLFGTIGK; from the coding sequence ATGGCCAGTCCAATTCCTTCCGGCATCAAAGCATTCGCCAATTGCGACCATGTGATCATCGCATGGAAATACGACCAACCCATACCCAACTGTATTGGTTTCGCACTATATAAAAAAATGAAAGGGCAGCCGCCATCCAGCGCACAACCCCTGAACAACCGCATTGGCTTTGCCGGTCAGCAGGCCCAGCCCGGCGAGCAAAGACCCAGCACAGCCTGGCCCATCCAGCGTTTATTGTGGACGGATTTCAGCGTTAAGCCGGGAGACAGCATGAGTTATCTTGTAGTGCCCCTCTACATCCAAAACAATACCCTGGTAAAAGACATGACCAACGCCACCGCATGGAGTAATGAGGTTACCGTTGGTACCGGCACCGATATAGAAGCTTATTTCAACCGGGGTATCATTTCTTCCCAATTCATGTCGCGCCAGCTATCCGGCGCCGATGTGAAAGCAAAGGGAACAACCCTCAAATCCACGCTGGCTAATGAAGATTCCCCCGTTACGCAATTCCTGGGTGGCGTGCTGGCACAAAAACTATTCGCAGAGCTCGACGCTGTGATTGCCGACAGCACCCTGAGTATTTATGCCTCACTTTATGAACTGAATGATGAAAGTGTGATTGACCGTTTTAAAAAGATCGGTAACAGACTGAACCTGGTGCTGGCCAACGGCGCTTTTAAAAGCAATGCAGCCGGCGAGAACGACGAAAATGCCGACCTGCGCAAAGAATTGAAAACGACTACCAGCATTCACCTGTACGATCGCATCGTTCCCATGGGCCATTTTGCACACAACAAGTTCATGGTGTTTTGTAAAAACGGACAACCTTATAAAGTCTGGACAGGCAGTACCAATCTCACACAGAACGGACTTTATACGCAGGTGAACAATGCCATCCTCATCAACGATCCGCAGGTGGCTAACTGGTATCTCAACGAATGGAACCAGATAAAAGGCGCCGGCAATGCATACCCCGCACCTTTTATCCAGTACAATACAAAGGGCAACGCGAAGCCGAACCTGTCTACCTGGTTTGCGCCCGTTTCCAACCAGGTAGACCTGGCCGCAGCCAAAGCCCTGATCGATAATGCACAACAAGGCATCCTCTTCCTATTCTTCAACCCCGGCACACACGACACACTCTTTAATGAAGTGGTGGCACAGATCGACAAACCCGGCAAAGAAGATATCTTCGTACACGGCATCATGAACCAGGACCCTGGTGGAAAACAAACCCCGTTGGTATTCATCCACAAGAACAATGTACCGAAGGGATCAACCGATTTCGATACCATCATACCCAAAGCCATCGGAGGAGAGTTTTCATATTGGCAGAATGAGATCACACCTAAAATGGTTACCATCCACAGTAAAGTGGTCATCATTGATCCCTTTGGCAGTCACCCTGTGGTGATGACCGGTTCACACAATTTAGGCCCTAAAGCCAGCCAGAAAAACGACGATAACCTGAACATCATTGAGAACAACCCGGCACTGGCTATGCAATATGCGGTGAACATCCTTTCGGTGTACGATCATTATCACTGGCGCTATGCATTGGCCAATCAAAATGCCGGCTCCATCGCTTATACGGGCTTATCAACCGATCCCAACTGGATGACAAGTTACCTGGTTGACCGGAATGTAAGAGAGATCGATTTCCTTTTCGGCACCATTGGTAAATAG